ACCCAGCTTTGCCCTTGTCGGCAATGTTCGGTTTGGCCATGCGTCGTGCCGCATGGCTTGCCCGTGGCACTCTTGCTTTTCCGCTTCGAGGCAAAAAGTTGTTTCTAGGCCCCAACGTGATCCTGCGCAACCGGGGGCATTTCGCATTCGGCAACGGCACCACCCTGGCCCATGGCTGCCTGATCGACGGCTTGTCGAAGAACGGCGTAAAACTGGGGCGCAATGTCAACGTCGGGCCCAACACGATCATCCAGGCCAGCGGTGTGTTGTCTAACCTCGGCACGGGTTGCAGCATTGGCGATAACTCCGGCATTGGCGGCTTCTCGTTCGTGGGCTGCGGCGGTGGTGTGACCATTGGCAGCAATGTGATC
This portion of the Aquabacterium sp. OR-4 genome encodes:
- a CDS encoding acyltransferase — encoded protein: MPLKLLLNRAASRLKGSSYSLDPALPLSAMFGLAMRRAAWLARGTLAFPLRGKKLFLGPNVILRNRGHFAFGNGTTLAHGCLIDGLSKNGVKLGRNVNVGPNTIIQASGVLSNLGTGCSIGDNSGIGGFSFVGCGGGVTIGSNVIMGQYVSFHSENHVIDRTDVPIRVQGVTRKGIVVEDDCWVGAKTTFLDGSHIGRGCVIAAGSVVRGDIPAYSIAAGVPAKVIRSRLPQGQQP